GGATCAAATATTTTCCCAGAACGGTTTAACCTTCAATTATCCTAACGGCTGGTTTAATGTCACTAATGATAGTGTTAAAGCTAATGGTTATTCACCTTATGTTATGGGAGTTTTTAACAGCCCTAACAATGTGAATTTACAAGTATCCCAACATAATCTATCTTCATCTGCCAATATCACTATTGAGGGCCTGAAAGATTCAACTCTGGAAGGCATTAAAAATAATACTAATAATTCTGCTAAATTAATAAGCGATTCTAAAACAACAATCAACGGGAATGTTATTTATGAAATTAATTATACTGAGAAAAATCTAGGGTTTTTTTTATTTATTATTCCCTTTGTTGACGAGTACAAGTCATTACTGGTTATAACTGGTAAAGATAGACAGGTCTATGTAATGCATTTCCATGCACAAACCAGCACATTTGATAAAAACAGAGAAATAA
Above is a genomic segment from Methanobacterium sp. containing:
- a CDS encoding PsbP-related protein, which encodes MENNDLCQIGLLGIVICVVFLSGCITSPDVNQNSQDLDQIFSQNGLTFNYPNGWFNVTNDSVKANGYSPYVMGVFNSPNNVNLQVSQHNLSSSANITIEGLKDSTLEGIKNNTNNSAKLISDSKTTINGNVIYEINYTEKNLGFFLFIIPFVDEYKSLLVITGKDRQVYVMHFHAQTSTFDKNREIIDKIVGTIKIQ